In one window of Oryza sativa Japonica Group chromosome 9, ASM3414082v1 DNA:
- the LOC4347665 gene encoding subtilisin-like protease SBT3.6 isoform X4, which produces MISAPQESFWQRQSYAVLVPWRLSLQVYIVYMGERHHGLRPELVQEAHHGMLAAVLGSEQAAMDAILYSYRHGFSGFAAVLTGGQAARLSDWPGVVRVVRNRVLDLHTTRSWDFMGVNPSPSGGGILLESRFGEDSIIGVLDTGIWPESASFRDDGIGEVPRRWKGQCVAGEKFNASNCNRKIIGAKWYVKGYEAEYGKMNTSDIYEFMSARDAVGHGTHTASTAAGALVANASFRGLAKGVARGGAQRARLAVYKVCWATGDCTAADILAAFDDAIHDGVDVISVSLGQAPPLPAYVDDVLSIGSFHAVAKGVVVVCSAGNSGPYSETVINSAPWIVTVAAGTIDRIFLAKIILGNNSTYVGQTLYSGKHPSKSVRIVYAEDISSDNADDTDARSCTAGSLNATLVKGNVVLCFQTRAQRSASVAVETVKKARGVGVIFAQFLTKDIASSLDIPCVQVDYQVGTAILAYTTSMRNPVAQFSFPKTIVGELVAPEVAYFSSRGPSSLSPSILKPDIAAPGVNILAAWSPAAAISSAIGSVNFKIDSGTSMSCPHISGVVALLKSMHPNWSPAAVKSALVTTANVHDAYGFEMVSEAAPYNDANPFDYGGGHVNPNRAAHPGLVYDMGVSDYMRFLCSMGYNTSAISSMTQQQTTCQHTPKSQLNLNVPSITIPELRGKLTVSRTVTNVGPALSKYRARVEAPPGVDVTVSPSLLTFNSTVRKLPFKVTFQAKLKVKGRYTFGSLTWEDGTHTVRIPLVVRIIISKFYVNA; this is translated from the exons ATGATTTCTGCCCCCCAAGAAAGCTTCTGGCAGCGTCAATCTTACGCTGTTTTGGTCCCATGGCGTCTCTCTCTGCAGGTGTACATTGTGTACATGGGGGAGAGGCACCACGGGCTGCGGCCGGAGCTGGTCCAGGAGGCGCACCACGGCATGCTCGCCGCCGTTCTTGGCAG CGAGCAGGCGGCCATGGATGCCATCCTCTACAGCTACAGGCATGGCTtctccggcttcgccgccgtGCTCACCGGCGGCCAGGCGGCGCGGCTCTCCG ATTGGCCTGGAGTTGTGCGGGTTGTTCGGAATCGTGTTCTTGACCTGCACACCACCAGGAGCTGGGATTTCATGGGGGTGAATCCGTCGCCTTCAGGTGGTGGAATCCTCTTGGAGAGCAGATTTGGGGAGGATTCCATCATCGGTGTGCTAGATACAG GAATCTGGCCGGAGTCGGCCAGTTTCAGAGACGACGGCATCGGCGAGGTCCCGCGGCGCTGGAAGGGGCAATGTGTCGCCGGAGAGAAGTTCAATGCCTCTAACTGCAACAG GAAAATAATAGGCGCGAAATGGTACGTCAAAGGGTATGAAGCTGAGTACGGCAAGATGAACACCAGTGATATCTATGAGTTCATGTCGGCAAGAGACGCCGTTGGGCATGGCACACACACGGCATCCACAGCGGCTGGAGCTCTGGTAGCCAATGCCAGCTTCAGGGGCCTTGCCAAAGGTGTAGCAAGGGGAGGGGCACAGAGGGCAAGGCTGGCAGTTTACAAAGTATGCTGGGCTACTGGAGATTGTACCGCTGCAGACATTCTTGCTGCTTTCGACGATGCCATACACGATGGCGTCGATGTGATCTCGGTGTCCCTAGGACAAGCACCACCTCTCCCtgcttatgttgatgatgtcTTGTCAATTGGATCCTTCCATGCTGTCGCAAAAGGAGTCGTCGTCGTTTGTTCTGCAGGGAACTCCGGTCCTTATTCAGAGACGGTGATCAACTCGGCCCCATGGATTGTCACTGTTGCTGCGGGCACCATTGATCGGATATTCCTTGCAAAGATCATTCTTGGCAACAATAGTACTTACGTG GGCCAAACACTGTATTCTGGAAAGCATCCTTCAAAAAGTGTGCGTATAGTCTATGCTGAAGACATTTCATCTGATAATGCCGACGATACTGATGCAAG AAGCTGCACTGCAGGATCTCTGAATGCTACTCTAGTAAAAGGAAATGTAGTGCTTTGCTTCCAAACAAGAGCACAGAGGTCAGCCTCAGTGGCCGTAGAGACTGTAAAAAAGGCTCGAGGTGTTGGAGTCATCTTTGCGCAATTCTTGACCAAGGATATAGCATCTTCACTTGATATTCCTTGTGTTCAAGTGGATTACCAAGTTGGAACAGCTATACTTGCATACACGACAAGCATGAG AAACCCAGTGGCCCAATTTAGCTTTCCAAAAACAATTGTTGGAGAGCTGGTAGCCCCAGAAGTTGCATACTTCTCATCTAGGGGCCCAAGTTCTTTGTCCCCCTCTATCCTGAAG CCAGACATTGCCGCCCCAGGTGTAAACATTCTGGCTGCATGGTCACCTGCTGCTGCCATATCATCGGCCATTGGATCTGTTAACTTCAAGATTGACTCCGGGACTTCAATGTCGTGCCCACACATTTCAGGTGTAGTTGCTCTTCTGAAATCAATGCATCCTAATTGGAGCCCTGCTGCAGTGAAATCAGCATTGGTCACGACAG CCAATGTTCATGATGCATATGGGTTTGAAATGGTATCAGAGGCAGCACCCTACAATGACGCAAATCCATTTGATTATGGAGGTGGCCATGTCAATCCAAACAGAGCTGCGCACCCCGGTCTTGTGTATGACATGGGAGTATCTGACTACATGCGCTTCCTTTGCTCCATGGGTTACAACACCTCAGCCATCAGCTCCATGACTCAACAGCAAACAACATGTCAACATACGCCAAAATCGCAGTTAAACCTGAATGTTCCATCCATCACCATCCCTGAACTGAGGGGAAAATTGACGGTGTCAAGAACGGTCACCAACGTCGGCCCTGCTTTGTCGAAGTACAGAGCTCGTGTAGAAGCTCCTCCAGGCGTGGACGTCACCGTTAGCCCCTCGCTCCTAACCTTCAACTCAACCGTCAGAAAGTTGCCATTCAAGGTGACATTCCAGGCCAAATTGAAGGTGAAAGGGAGGTACACCTTCGGGAGCCTGACATGGGAGGATGGCACTCACACGGTGAGGATCCCTTTGGTGGTTAGGATAATAATCAGTAAGTTCTACGTCAATGCTTGA